From one Catenuloplanes nepalensis genomic stretch:
- a CDS encoding NADH-quinone oxidoreductase subunit NuoF family protein, with the protein MSTGVVPPVGCIGPARLTAGFEDFGRLDLYAHLEIHGDLRPLSADDLIDLAEKIKLTGRGGAGFPFHRKVKAVVESADRQDRAPVVVVNATEGEPPSWKDKMLLTRAPHLILDGAALAAWALEAEEIVIGVADDGVGQSSLEEALAERRMPAPTRIVTVPHRFIAGEGGALVRGINGEAHIPPGIKQRSSESGVNGQPTLLSNAETYAQIAVAARLGPEEYASVGTKKEPGTVLLTVGGSAAQHMVLECPTGVPLREVLDICGATEGPGILVGGYHGKWITWENAQKAEISRESFAAIGGTLGAGMIIPLGNDTCPLGEASRIVRYLAGESAGQCGPCRLGLPDVANQFQLLTASGSAAAEQAVRNAAGMVRGRGACSHPDGTSRFALTALEVFAEDIKRHRLGEGCGKPVKKLLPIPNELPGGPSIGKLKLDWARCDGHGLCAEVFPELIKLDGNGYPTFPDAPVPIWLESAARKAILVCPALALHLDKGGNDRDKVKPKPAPRRR; encoded by the coding sequence CGAGAAGATCAAGCTCACCGGCCGCGGTGGGGCGGGCTTCCCGTTCCACCGCAAGGTGAAGGCCGTCGTCGAGTCCGCCGACCGGCAGGACCGCGCGCCGGTCGTGGTGGTCAACGCCACCGAGGGTGAGCCGCCCTCGTGGAAGGACAAGATGCTGCTCACCCGGGCACCCCATCTGATCCTGGACGGGGCCGCGCTGGCCGCCTGGGCACTGGAGGCCGAGGAGATCGTGATCGGCGTGGCCGACGACGGTGTCGGCCAGAGCTCGCTGGAGGAGGCGCTCGCGGAGCGCCGCATGCCGGCACCCACCCGCATCGTGACCGTTCCGCACCGGTTCATCGCCGGTGAGGGTGGCGCGCTGGTCCGCGGCATCAACGGCGAGGCGCACATCCCGCCGGGCATCAAGCAGCGTTCGTCGGAGAGCGGCGTCAACGGCCAGCCGACGCTGCTGTCGAACGCGGAGACGTACGCGCAGATCGCGGTCGCGGCCCGGCTGGGACCGGAGGAGTACGCGTCGGTCGGCACGAAGAAGGAGCCGGGCACGGTCCTGCTCACGGTCGGCGGCTCGGCCGCCCAGCACATGGTGCTGGAGTGCCCGACCGGCGTGCCGCTGCGCGAGGTGCTGGACATCTGCGGCGCCACCGAGGGCCCCGGCATCCTGGTCGGTGGCTACCACGGCAAGTGGATCACCTGGGAGAACGCGCAGAAGGCGGAGATCTCCCGGGAGAGCTTCGCCGCGATCGGCGGCACGCTCGGCGCCGGCATGATCATCCCGCTGGGCAACGACACCTGCCCGCTCGGCGAGGCCAGCCGGATCGTCCGTTACCTGGCCGGTGAGTCGGCCGGTCAGTGCGGCCCGTGCCGGCTCGGCCTGCCCGACGTGGCGAACCAGTTCCAGCTGCTCACCGCGTCCGGTTCGGCCGCGGCCGAGCAGGCCGTGCGGAACGCGGCCGGCATGGTCCGCGGCCGCGGCGCGTGCAGCCACCCGGACGGCACGTCCCGGTTCGCGCTCACCGCGCTGGAGGTCTTCGCCGAGGACATCAAGCGGCACCGGCTCGGCGAGGGCTGCGGCAAGCCGGTCAAGAAGCTGCTGCCGATCCCGAACGAGCTGCCCGGCGGCCCGAGCATCGGCAAGCTCAAGCTCGACTGGGCACGCTGCGACGGCCACGGCCTCTGCGCCGAGGTCTTCCCTGAGCTGATCAAGCTGGACGGCAACGGTTACCCGACGTTCCCGGACGCGCCGGTGCCGATCTGGCTGGAGTCGGCCGCGCGCAAGGCGATCCTGGTCTGCCCCGCGCTCGCGCTGCACCTGGACAAGGGCGGCAACGACCGCGACAAGGTCAAGCCGAAACCCGCGCCCCGGCGCCGCTGA
- a CDS encoding alpha/beta fold hydrolase codes for MSGLPVWFEARGAGPVIIFPCRTRKEHADLAERLADRFRVVRYMPRHVTGIDAPEGDAEDWVTWEEQEDGPAFWGGKPIEDFPVELEVADLHRVADEAGAGRFVLAGYSGTAALAAFLAPLTPRAAGLLAGGFPILGSKEYWMGSSEGARLAYLTAGLRALADNAFATALMYRAWHERDDRPALTAIGGPKILWFGANDGEPGCLLHESRPGIRLARRLRETRAELETCGFTVLELPGLDHMSVQTSPDTVAARLRVLLAEQNW; via the coding sequence ATGAGCGGTCTCCCGGTGTGGTTCGAGGCGCGTGGCGCCGGCCCTGTGATCATCTTCCCGTGCCGGACCCGCAAGGAACACGCGGACCTCGCGGAGCGGCTGGCCGACCGGTTCCGCGTGGTCCGCTACATGCCGCGCCACGTCACCGGCATCGACGCACCCGAGGGCGACGCCGAGGACTGGGTGACGTGGGAGGAACAGGAGGACGGTCCCGCGTTCTGGGGCGGCAAACCGATCGAGGACTTCCCGGTCGAGCTGGAGGTCGCCGACCTGCACCGGGTCGCGGACGAGGCCGGCGCCGGCCGGTTCGTGCTGGCCGGTTACTCCGGGACGGCCGCGCTCGCCGCGTTCCTCGCACCGCTCACGCCGCGCGCGGCCGGCCTGCTCGCCGGTGGGTTTCCCATCCTCGGCTCCAAGGAGTACTGGATGGGCTCCTCGGAGGGCGCGCGCCTCGCCTACCTGACCGCGGGCCTGCGCGCGCTGGCCGACAACGCGTTCGCCACCGCGCTGATGTATCGCGCCTGGCACGAGCGCGACGACCGGCCCGCGCTGACCGCTATCGGCGGCCCGAAGATCCTCTGGTTCGGCGCGAACGACGGCGAGCCCGGCTGCCTGCTGCACGAGTCCCGTCCGGGCATCCGCCTCGCCCGCCGCCTGCGGGAAACCCGCGCCGAGCTGGAGACCTGCGGGTTCACCGTCCTCGAACTCCCCGGCCTCGACCACATGTCCGTCCAGACCAGCCCGGACACCGTCGCCGCCCGCCTCCGCGTCCTCCTCGCCGAACAAAACTGGTAG
- a CDS encoding epoxide hydrolase family protein, whose translation MITPFPIHVPDDDLADLRARLDRTRLPEAATDETQGIGLDRLRSLLDILRGHDWRALERRWNAFPHYRAHLDGLDIAFWHVRSPEPGALPLVLTHGWPGSVLEFEDLIGPLTDPVAHGGAAADAFHVVVPALPGFGFSGRPAEPGWHFGRTAQAWAALMTELGYPRFGAHGGDWGSHVTTELARIAPERVVGLHSTMPLAAPLPDDLGTTDPAERRIIARREVFTRGGIPHVMFQGARPQTFGYSLTDSPAGLAAWLGEHLDAFAENRGVRQERQADTIALYWFTATGASSARWYWENVRFGPRSAEEMNAQPITVPAAFTLFPGEPHPTARRWAERRYRDIIAWNEMDRGGHFPGWEHPDLLISELRTAFRHARTP comes from the coding sequence ATGATCACCCCGTTTCCGATTCACGTGCCCGACGACGACCTGGCGGACCTGCGCGCACGCCTGGACCGCACCCGGCTGCCCGAGGCCGCGACCGACGAGACGCAGGGCATCGGGCTGGACCGGCTCCGGTCGCTGCTGGACATCCTGCGCGGGCACGACTGGCGCGCGCTGGAGCGGCGCTGGAACGCCTTCCCGCACTACCGGGCCCACCTCGACGGACTCGACATCGCGTTCTGGCACGTGCGCTCGCCCGAGCCCGGCGCGCTGCCGCTGGTGCTCACGCACGGCTGGCCCGGCTCGGTGCTCGAGTTCGAGGACCTGATCGGGCCGCTCACCGATCCGGTCGCGCACGGCGGTGCGGCGGCGGACGCGTTCCACGTGGTCGTGCCCGCGCTGCCCGGCTTCGGGTTCAGCGGGCGGCCGGCCGAGCCGGGCTGGCACTTCGGCCGGACGGCACAGGCCTGGGCCGCGCTGATGACCGAGCTCGGCTACCCGCGGTTCGGCGCGCACGGCGGCGACTGGGGCTCGCACGTCACCACCGAGCTGGCCCGGATCGCGCCGGAGCGGGTGGTGGGCCTGCACAGCACGATGCCGCTGGCCGCGCCGCTACCGGACGACCTCGGCACCACCGATCCGGCGGAGCGCCGGATCATCGCGCGGCGCGAGGTGTTCACCCGGGGCGGCATCCCGCACGTGATGTTCCAGGGCGCGCGGCCGCAGACGTTCGGCTACTCGCTGACCGACTCGCCGGCCGGTCTCGCGGCGTGGCTGGGCGAGCACCTCGACGCGTTCGCCGAGAACCGGGGCGTGCGTCAGGAACGGCAGGCGGACACGATCGCGCTCTACTGGTTCACCGCCACCGGGGCCTCCAGCGCGCGCTGGTACTGGGAGAACGTGCGCTTCGGGCCGCGCTCGGCCGAGGAGATGAACGCGCAGCCGATCACGGTGCCGGCCGCGTTCACGCTCTTCCCGGGCGAGCCGCACCCCACGGCCCGGCGGTGGGCCGAGCGCCGCTACCGCGACATCATCGCCTGGAACGAGATGGACCGCGGCGGCCACTTCCCCGGCTGGGAACACCCGGACCTGCTGATCTCCGAACTCCGCACCGCATTCCGCCACGCCCGCACCCCGTGA
- a CDS encoding ankyrin repeat domain-containing protein has translation MTTHELDEATLEFAHRMFDLARTGGTEELAAQVDAGVPANLTNGKGDTLLILAAYHNHPETVAALLARGADHARVNDRGQTALAAAVFRQNAETVTILLGAGARPEDGSPSALATADFFTLPQMRALLETENRS, from the coding sequence GTGACGACGCACGAGCTCGACGAGGCGACGCTGGAGTTCGCCCACCGCATGTTCGACCTGGCCCGCACCGGCGGCACCGAGGAGCTCGCCGCGCAGGTCGACGCCGGCGTCCCGGCGAACCTGACCAACGGCAAGGGCGACACGCTGCTGATCCTCGCGGCGTACCACAACCATCCGGAGACCGTGGCCGCGCTGCTGGCCCGGGGGGCCGACCACGCGCGGGTGAACGACCGGGGCCAGACCGCGCTCGCGGCCGCGGTCTTCCGGCAGAACGCGGAGACCGTGACGATCCTGCTCGGCGCGGGCGCCCGCCCGGAGGACGGCTCGCCCAGCGCGCTGGCCACCGCGGACTTCTTCACGCTGCCCCAGATGCGGGCGCTGCTGGAGACGGAGAACCGGTCGTGA
- a CDS encoding VOC family protein, with translation MVARLNPYINFRGEAKEALEFYRGVLGGEVEVMTFGQYGMEGPLADQVMHGQLETPAGMTLMAADTPPDVEVTPGTVITICLSGEETELLRGYWEKLSDGATVHTPLAKQMWGDEYGQLTDRFGISWMVNIGAPRE, from the coding sequence ATGGTGGCTCGGCTCAATCCGTACATCAACTTCCGAGGCGAGGCGAAGGAGGCGCTGGAGTTCTACCGCGGCGTGCTCGGTGGTGAGGTCGAGGTGATGACGTTCGGACAGTACGGAATGGAGGGGCCGCTCGCCGATCAGGTCATGCACGGGCAGTTGGAGACGCCGGCCGGGATGACGCTGATGGCCGCGGACACCCCGCCGGACGTGGAGGTCACGCCGGGCACCGTCATCACGATCTGCCTCAGCGGCGAGGAGACCGAGCTGCTGCGCGGGTACTGGGAGAAGCTGTCGGACGGCGCGACCGTGCACACGCCGCTGGCCAAGCAGATGTGGGGCGACGAATACGGGCAGCTCACCGACCGGTTCGGCATCAGCTGGATGGTCAACATCGGCGCGCCCCGGGAGTAG